Below is a genomic region from Alosa sapidissima isolate fAloSap1 chromosome 19, fAloSap1.pri, whole genome shotgun sequence.
TTTTTCCTGATGGTCAACAAGCAGGGACAGACTCGCCTTTCCAAGTACTATGAGAATGTTGACATCAGCAAACGTGCAGCACTGGAGGCAGATGTCGTCAAGGGATGCCTCTCCCGACGAAAAGATGAGGTTGGGTGCTCTTGTGCATGTCTGATATTCTCCTCTCACAGATACTACTGAATTTAGAGTAGTGCATATGCATAAAACAAACTGAATGTATCTTTTCCCCCTCCAGTGTTCCTTTGTGGAATATAAAGACTACAAGCTGGTGTATCGGCAATATGCAGCCCTTTTTATTGTGGTGGGCATCACAGACACAGAGGTGAGGGATTGATGCTCACACCCACAGACATATCCAATAATAGCCACTCATGTTCCACCCACACCTTACTTTTGGTAGGTGTGATTGTGGCTCTGTATGTTTTAGCTGGGGCTTTAAGATTACACAGCCAGTTACACTCCCtctggtaggtgtgtgtagaaATAATGGTGTGGAAGTGTACGTGTAGAAATAGATATAATTCCACATCAAAATCATTTTCACATATTTTTGATCTATTTTTGATACTCACTTTGAATTGGGTTCTTCAAATAACTTATTTCCCAGTGGAAACTAATTAGAAGTTTGAAGTATTTTGTTAAGAACCTTTAGTGTTATTGAAAATTAATCAACACCTGACTATAAATGAACAGATATTATTTTTTCATCTTCCAGAATGAACTCTCTATTTATGAGTTAGTGCACAACTTTGTTGA
It encodes:
- the ap4s1 gene encoding AP-4 complex subunit sigma-1, which encodes MIKFFLMVNKQGQTRLSKYYENVDISKRAALEADVVKGCLSRRKDECSFVEYKDYKLVYRQYAALFIVVGITDTENELSIYELVHNFVEVLDKYFSRVSELDIMFNLDKVHIILDEMILNGHVVETNKSRILAPLLVLDKMVES